One Lysinibacillus fusiformis genomic window carries:
- a CDS encoding methyl-accepting chemotaxis protein, translating into MSHVVSSNHVGFWELQLPNGRLEDRQNVFIVSAELKKLLGFDDHAFKGGFHDFEQLIAVAYQTDFKDLLVDCLQKQTQFSFEHLMRFQNGQERWVHTTGTITRPCSDEKLHIVGTVMDIHEDKVNAEEIKGYVTRYDLINEALVEAPWDMIVDQGDPLNPQNSFWWSPQFRRTLGFKNENDFPNIMSSWSDRLHPEDQQLAVGAFSAHLLDFSGRTPFDVDYRLQLKSGEYRWFHASGTTLRDSNGAPLRVAGTIRDITHEKMKEQDVQETMARMEELSASINEMVVGINSITVQAQELAHTQEKTTVAANDAKGLADETQVISNFIRAIADQTNLLGLNAAIEAARAGEQGKGFGVVAEEVRKLAVNSAEATGNIESSLMKIKVSIDTIIDYMDKISELAQTQAALTEQLNASADEIGTMSQDLVRYSKQQ; encoded by the coding sequence ATGAGCCATGTAGTAAGCAGTAATCATGTAGGTTTTTGGGAGCTACAATTACCAAATGGGCGCCTAGAGGATCGTCAGAACGTGTTTATTGTTTCAGCAGAACTCAAGAAACTTCTTGGATTCGACGACCATGCTTTTAAAGGTGGCTTTCATGATTTCGAGCAACTGATAGCTGTGGCGTACCAAACAGATTTTAAAGACCTGTTAGTAGATTGTCTACAGAAGCAAACACAGTTTAGTTTTGAACACTTGATGCGCTTTCAGAATGGTCAGGAACGCTGGGTACATACTACAGGGACGATTACACGTCCTTGCTCTGATGAAAAGCTTCACATTGTGGGGACAGTTATGGATATTCACGAGGATAAAGTAAATGCAGAAGAAATAAAGGGCTATGTAACACGCTATGATTTAATCAATGAAGCACTTGTTGAGGCACCGTGGGATATGATTGTAGATCAAGGTGATCCCTTGAATCCTCAGAATTCCTTTTGGTGGAGCCCGCAGTTCCGTAGAACATTAGGCTTTAAAAATGAAAATGATTTTCCTAATATTATGAGTTCATGGAGTGATCGTCTGCATCCAGAAGACCAGCAGTTAGCGGTTGGCGCGTTCAGTGCACACTTATTGGATTTTTCGGGTCGTACGCCGTTTGATGTGGATTATCGCCTACAACTAAAATCAGGTGAATATCGTTGGTTCCATGCGAGCGGTACAACGCTGCGTGATAGTAATGGAGCACCTTTACGTGTGGCAGGGACAATTCGTGATATTACACATGAAAAAATGAAAGAACAAGATGTGCAGGAAACGATGGCACGTATGGAAGAGTTATCAGCGTCCATCAATGAAATGGTTGTTGGGATCAATTCCATTACGGTACAAGCGCAGGAGCTTGCACATACACAGGAAAAAACAACGGTTGCTGCAAACGATGCAAAAGGGTTAGCCGATGAAACACAAGTCATTTCGAATTTTATTCGTGCAATTGCCGATCAAACAAATCTACTTGGATTAAATGCAGCCATAGAAGCGGCACGTGCTGGAGAACAAGGCAAAGGATTTGGTGTAGTAGCAGAAGAAGTCCGTAAATTAGCGGTAAATTCAGCTGAGGCAACAGGTAATATTGAATCAAGCTTAATGAAAATCAAAGTTTCCATTGATACAATTATTGATTATATGGATAAAATTAGTGAGCTTGCACAAACGCAGGCAGCCTTGACGGAACAACTGAATGCCTCGGCTGATGAAATTGGTACGATGTCTCAGGATTTAGTGAGATATTCTAAACAACAGTAG